Proteins from a single region of Primulina tabacum isolate GXHZ01 chromosome 5, ASM2559414v2, whole genome shotgun sequence:
- the LOC142545416 gene encoding N(6)-adenosine-methyltransferase MT-A70-like isoform X1, translating to METPSSEATEDSISSIKVMRQRLESRIDTLHAAQLHIITSLQNVVPDIVSSLDISLKSVSTFSNKPFTPLSQILPANPNFSKPHVPLENSKLPAPASLWKPSPKENERALIEESGGSLSVVRSMVAVCLLERVPFTPIDSSTLLRKLENDSSASLAEKVALRELGGESGPILAVEMALRSMAEDNGCVDLDEFVVSGKSGVMVMNIDRTRLLKELPETKQMNDGNSNDGNRVMEATKNGEIMSGRGGFGMGRGVPDMWVGGPMMMGPRGGGARGMGMIGGVPRGVGIPPPMHRQPPVNPSVLQSGGSNNLGLKPRTEEEDMKDLEALLNKKSFKEMQKSKTGEELLDLIHRPTAKETAVAAKFKSKGGSQVKEYCSALTKEDCRHQSGMYVACEKVHFRRIIASHTDVNLGDCSFLDTCRHMKTCKYVHYELDSTPDVSHMMMGQTTLPLNKPLKPQSAHYCSEVELGEPQWINCDIRSFRMDILGQFGVIMADPPWDIHMELPYGTMADDEMRTLNVPALQTDGLIFLWVTGRAMELGRECLELWGYKRVEEIIWVKTNQLQRIIRTGRTGHWLNHSKEHCLVGVKGNPEVNRNIDTDVIVAEVRETSRKPDEMYAMLERISPRTRKLELFARMHNVQAGWLSLGNQLQGVRLVDEGLRARFKAAYPDVEVQPSSPPRTAMAMEVVEGENKSSLESKTMSVDGEKQ from the exons ATGGAGACTCCATCTTCGGAAGCCACAGAAGATTCGATTTCATCTATAAAGGTAATGAGGCAGCGGCTTGAATCCCGCATCGACACCCTCCACGCCGCCCAGCTGCACATCATCACCTCCCTCCAAAATGTTGTTCCCGACATCGTTTCCTCTCTCGATATCTCTCTCAAATCCGTATCCACTTTCAGCAACAAGCCCTTCACTCCCCTCAGCCAAATCCTACCCGCCAACCCCAATTTTAGCAAACCCCACGTCCCCTTGGAGAATTCAAAACTCCCCGCCCCTGCCTCTCTTTGGAAGCCCTCGCCTAAAGAGAATGAGCGGGCTTTGATCGAGGAGAGCGGTGGTTCGCTTTCGGTTGTTAGGTCAATGGTGGCTGTGTGCTTGCTTGAGAGGGTTCCCTTTACTCCAATTGATTCCTCCACATTGTTGAGAAAGTTGGAGAATGATTCGTCGGCTAGTTTAGCTGAGAAGGTGGCTCTGAGGGAATTGGGTGGGGAGTCCGGGCCCATTCTGGCGGTGGAGATGGCCTTGAGGTCGATGGCCGAGGATAATGGTTGTGTGGACTTGGATGAGTTTGTGGTGAGTGGGAAGTCTGGAGTCATGgttatgaatatcgataggactAGGCTTTTGAAAGAGTTGCCCGAAACTAAGCAGATGAATGACGGGAATTCTAATGATGGGAATAGAGTCATGGAAGCCACGAAAAATGGGGAGATTATGAGTGGCCGAGGGGGTTTTGGTATGGGAAGGGGAGTTCCGGATATGTGGGTTGGGGGACCGATGATGATGGGACCGAGAGGTGGTGGCGCGAGAGGGATGGGGATGATTGGGGGGGTACCAAGAGGTGTGGGGATACCGCCCCCAATGCATAGGCAGCCCCCAGTGAATCCAAGTGTGCTTCAAAGTGGGGGATCAAATAACCTTGGGTTGAAACCGAGGACAGAGGAGGAGGATATGAAGGATCTTGAAGCTTTGTTGAATAAGAAAAGTTTTAAGGAAATGCAGAAGTCTAAGACGGGGGAGGAGCTTTTGGACCTTATTCACAGACCAACTGCCAAAGAAACTGCAGTGGCTGCTAAA TTCAAAAGCAAAGGCGGTTCTCAAGTAAAGGAGTACTGTTCAGCATTGACAAAAGAAGATTGCCGACACCAATCTGGTATGTACGTTGCTTGTGAGAAG GTTCATTTCCGACGAATAATTGCTTCACACACTGATGTAAATTTGGGAGACTGTTCATTCCTCGACACTTGTCGTCACATGAAG ACATGTAAGTATGTCCATTATGAGCTTGACTCAACTCCAGATGTATCACACATGATGATGGGACAAACTACCTTACCTCTGAACAAGCCATTGAAGCCTCAGAGTGCTCATTATTGCTCGGAAGTAGAGCTTGGAGAGCCGCAGTGGATTAACTGTGACATACGCTCCTTTAGAATGGATATTTTAGGTCAATTTGGAGTTATAATGGCTGATCCTCCATGGGATATTCACATGGAATTGCCCTATGGGACAATGGCTGATGACGAAATGCGCACTCTGAATGTTCCTGCTTTACAGACAGATGGTCTGATATTCCTTTGGGTAACAGGCCGTGCTATGGAGCTTGGACGTGAATG TTTGGAACTTTGGGGGTACAAGCGTGTAGAGGAGATCATCTGGGTAAAGACCAATCAACTTCAGCGAATCATCAGAACAGGTCGTACAGGCCACTGGCTGAACCACAGCAAGGAGCATTGCCTTGTTGGGGTGAAAGGGAATCCTGAAGTGAATAGGAATATTGATACTGATGTCATTGTTGCTGAAGTACGTGAAACAAGTCGCAAACCAGACGAG ATGTATGCTATGCTGGAAAGAATTAGTCCGAGAACTAGAAAGCTGGAGTTGTTTGCAAGGATGCACAATGTACAGGCTGG GTGGTTATCGCTGGGGAATCAGTTGCAAGGGGTCCGGTTAGTAGATGAAGGGTTGCGAGCAAGATTCAAGGCTGCTTACCCGGATGTGGAGGTGCAGCCATCATCGCCACCAAGAACGGCAATGGCCATGGAAGTCGTTGAAGGTGAAAACAAATCATCATTAGAATCAAAGACAATGAGTGTGGATGGGGAAAAACAGTAA
- the LOC142545416 gene encoding N(6)-adenosine-methyltransferase MT-A70-like isoform X2 — METPSSEATEDSISSIKVMRQRLESRIDTLHAAQLHIITSLQNVVPDIVSSLDISLKSVSTFSNKPFTPLSQILPANPNFSKPHVPLENSKLPAPASLWKPSPKENERALIEESGGSLSVVRSMVAVCLLERVPFTPIDSSTLLRKLENDSSASLAEKVALRELGGESGPILAVEMALRSMAEDNGCVDLDEFVVSGKSGVMVMNIDRTRLLKELPETKQMNDGNSNDGNRVMEATKNGEIMSGRGGFGMGRGVPDMWVGGPMMMGPRGGGARGMGMIGGVPRGVGIPPPMHRQPPVNPSVLQSGGSNNLGLKPRTEEEDMKDLEALLNKKSFKEMQKSKTGEELLDLIHRPTAKETAVAAKFKSKGGSQVKEYCSALTKEDCRHQSGMYVACEKVHFRRIIASHTDVNLGDCSFLDTCRHMKTCKYVHYELDSTPDVSHMMMGQTTLPLNKPLKPQSAHYCSEVELGEPQWINCDIRSFRMDILGQFGVIMADPPWDIHMELPYGTMADDEMRTLNVPALQTDGLIFLWVTGRAMELGRECLELWGYKRVEEIIWVKTNQLQRIIRTGRTGHWLNHSKEHCLVGVKGNPEVNRNIDTDVIVAEVRETSRKPDEMYAMLERISPRTRKLELFARMHNVQAGWLSLGNQLQGVRLVDEGLRARFKAAYPDVEVQPSSPPRTAMAMEVVEGLRRYCC; from the exons ATGGAGACTCCATCTTCGGAAGCCACAGAAGATTCGATTTCATCTATAAAGGTAATGAGGCAGCGGCTTGAATCCCGCATCGACACCCTCCACGCCGCCCAGCTGCACATCATCACCTCCCTCCAAAATGTTGTTCCCGACATCGTTTCCTCTCTCGATATCTCTCTCAAATCCGTATCCACTTTCAGCAACAAGCCCTTCACTCCCCTCAGCCAAATCCTACCCGCCAACCCCAATTTTAGCAAACCCCACGTCCCCTTGGAGAATTCAAAACTCCCCGCCCCTGCCTCTCTTTGGAAGCCCTCGCCTAAAGAGAATGAGCGGGCTTTGATCGAGGAGAGCGGTGGTTCGCTTTCGGTTGTTAGGTCAATGGTGGCTGTGTGCTTGCTTGAGAGGGTTCCCTTTACTCCAATTGATTCCTCCACATTGTTGAGAAAGTTGGAGAATGATTCGTCGGCTAGTTTAGCTGAGAAGGTGGCTCTGAGGGAATTGGGTGGGGAGTCCGGGCCCATTCTGGCGGTGGAGATGGCCTTGAGGTCGATGGCCGAGGATAATGGTTGTGTGGACTTGGATGAGTTTGTGGTGAGTGGGAAGTCTGGAGTCATGgttatgaatatcgataggactAGGCTTTTGAAAGAGTTGCCCGAAACTAAGCAGATGAATGACGGGAATTCTAATGATGGGAATAGAGTCATGGAAGCCACGAAAAATGGGGAGATTATGAGTGGCCGAGGGGGTTTTGGTATGGGAAGGGGAGTTCCGGATATGTGGGTTGGGGGACCGATGATGATGGGACCGAGAGGTGGTGGCGCGAGAGGGATGGGGATGATTGGGGGGGTACCAAGAGGTGTGGGGATACCGCCCCCAATGCATAGGCAGCCCCCAGTGAATCCAAGTGTGCTTCAAAGTGGGGGATCAAATAACCTTGGGTTGAAACCGAGGACAGAGGAGGAGGATATGAAGGATCTTGAAGCTTTGTTGAATAAGAAAAGTTTTAAGGAAATGCAGAAGTCTAAGACGGGGGAGGAGCTTTTGGACCTTATTCACAGACCAACTGCCAAAGAAACTGCAGTGGCTGCTAAA TTCAAAAGCAAAGGCGGTTCTCAAGTAAAGGAGTACTGTTCAGCATTGACAAAAGAAGATTGCCGACACCAATCTGGTATGTACGTTGCTTGTGAGAAG GTTCATTTCCGACGAATAATTGCTTCACACACTGATGTAAATTTGGGAGACTGTTCATTCCTCGACACTTGTCGTCACATGAAG ACATGTAAGTATGTCCATTATGAGCTTGACTCAACTCCAGATGTATCACACATGATGATGGGACAAACTACCTTACCTCTGAACAAGCCATTGAAGCCTCAGAGTGCTCATTATTGCTCGGAAGTAGAGCTTGGAGAGCCGCAGTGGATTAACTGTGACATACGCTCCTTTAGAATGGATATTTTAGGTCAATTTGGAGTTATAATGGCTGATCCTCCATGGGATATTCACATGGAATTGCCCTATGGGACAATGGCTGATGACGAAATGCGCACTCTGAATGTTCCTGCTTTACAGACAGATGGTCTGATATTCCTTTGGGTAACAGGCCGTGCTATGGAGCTTGGACGTGAATG TTTGGAACTTTGGGGGTACAAGCGTGTAGAGGAGATCATCTGGGTAAAGACCAATCAACTTCAGCGAATCATCAGAACAGGTCGTACAGGCCACTGGCTGAACCACAGCAAGGAGCATTGCCTTGTTGGGGTGAAAGGGAATCCTGAAGTGAATAGGAATATTGATACTGATGTCATTGTTGCTGAAGTACGTGAAACAAGTCGCAAACCAGACGAG ATGTATGCTATGCTGGAAAGAATTAGTCCGAGAACTAGAAAGCTGGAGTTGTTTGCAAGGATGCACAATGTACAGGCTGG GTGGTTATCGCTGGGGAATCAGTTGCAAGGGGTCCGGTTAGTAGATGAAGGGTTGCGAGCAAGATTCAAGGCTGCTTACCCGGATGTGGAGGTGCAGCCATCATCGCCACCAAGAACGGCAATGGCCATGGAAGTCGTTGAAG GTTTAAGAAGATACTGCTGCTAA
- the LOC142545417 gene encoding plant UBX domain-containing protein 10-like: protein MGDISDKLSYFQAITGIEDTDLCTEILTAHGWDLELAVSSITATEDHRPFSLDATDTAAVTSTTADREPQDIGLVLPPAGNNNQPPGLAWKLITVPFSIVSSSLGLISGAIGLGMWAASGVFSYSLGMIDFHGHARAASTPLVSVSQSASEAMDFVSRFERDYGNTRPNFLADGFMDALQRSRQEYKLLFVYLHSPDHQDTPFFCENSLCNDVFVAFVNENFVPWGGSVKASEGFKMSNSLKASRFPFCAVVMAATNQRIAMLQQIEGPKSPEEMVTILQRVLEESAPVLVSGRLEAEERRNSMRLREEQDAAYQASLEADQARERRRKEEQERLEHEAAEAERKRKEEEIAREKALQEAAEKEAALAKMREEKSLSLGAEPEKGPDVTQVLVRFPSGERKDRRFHCTSTIQSLYDYVDSLGCLEADSYSLVSNFPRTVYGPEKLALSLKEAGLHAQASLFVELN from the exons ATGGGGGATATATCCGATAAACTGTCGTATTTTCAGGCAATCACCGGCATTGAAGATACCGATTTGTGCACTGAAATCCTAACGGCTCATGGCTGGGACCTTGAACTAGCCGTATCCTCCATCACCGCCACAGAAGACCACCGTCCATTCTCCCTCGACGCCACAGACACTGCCGCCGTCACTAGCACAACAGCAGATCGAGAGCCCCAAGATATAGGCTTGGTCCTCCCCCCCGCCGGCAACAACAATCAACCCCCTGGACTCGCTTGGAAATTAATAACGGTACCTTTTTCCATCGTTTCCAGTAGTCTAGGGTTGATATCCGGTGCAATTGGCTTGGGTATGTGGGCAGCTAGTGGTGTGTTTTCTTACTCACTCGGCATGATCGACTTTCACGGCCATGCGCGGGCGGCATCCACTCCTCTGGTTTCTGTGTCTCAGTCTGCATCGGAGGCCATGGATTTTGTGTCGAGATTTGAAAGGGATTATGGGAATACGCGTCCCAATTTCTTGGCCGATGGTTTCATGGACGCATTGCAAAGGTCTAGGCAAGAATATAAGCTATTGTTTGTATACTTGCACTCGCCAGATCACCAAGACACGCCATTTTTCTGTGAGAACTCTTTGTGTAATGATGTTTTTGTGGCCTTTGTGAATGAGAATTTTGTGCCGTGGGGTGGAAGTGTTAAGGCTAGCGAAGGGTTCAAGATGAGCAACAGTCTGAAGGCATCCAGGTTTCCCTTTTGCGCTGTGGTTATGGCTGCAACAAATCAGAGGATCGCAATGTTGCAGCAG ATTGAGGGGCCTAAATCTCCTGAAGAAATGGTGACAATACTGCAGAGAGTGCTTGAAGAAAGTGCTCCTGTTCTTGTTTCAGGTAGACTTGAAGCCGAAGAAAGAAGAAACAGTATGCGTCTAAGAGAGGAACAGGATGCTGCATATCAAGCATCACTTGAGGCTGATCAA GCTAGGGAGCGCAGGAGAAAAGAGGAGCAAGAAAGACTGGAACATGAAGCTGCTGAAGCCGAGAGGAAAAGGAAGGAGGAAGAGATAGCTCGTGAAAAAGCATTGCAGGAAGCTGCTGAGAAAGAAGCTGCACTAGCTAAGATGCGGGAGGAGAAATCTTTATCACTAGGCGCAGAACCAGAGAAAGGGCCTGATGTTACTCAA GTTTTGGTTCGTTTTCCTTCTGGAGAACGAAAAGATAGGAGGTTTCATTGTACGTCCACCATACAGTCTCTGTATGACTATGTTGATTCTTTAGGCTGTTTGGAAGCTGACAGCTACAGTCTCGTCTCCAACTTTCCTCGCACTGTTTACGGGCCGGAGAAACTTGCTTTGTCACTGAAAGAAGCAGGATTACATGCGCAGGCTAGTCTTTTTGTGGAGTTGAATTGA
- the LOC142545416 gene encoding N(6)-adenosine-methyltransferase MT-A70-like isoform X3 yields METPSSEATEDSISSIKVMRQRLESRIDTLHAAQLHIITSLQNVVPDIVSSLDISLKSVSTFSNKPFTPLSQILPANPNFSKPHVPLENSKLPAPASLWKPSPKENERALIEESGGSLSVVRSMVAVCLLERVPFTPIDSSTLLRKLENDSSASLAEKVALRELGGESGPILAVEMALRSMAEDNGCVDLDEFVVSGKSGVMVMNIDRTRLLKELPETKQMNDGNSNDGNRVMEATKNGEIMSGRGGFGMGRGVPDMWVGGPMMMGPRGGGARGMGMIGGVPRGVGIPPPMHRQPPVNPSVLQSGGSNNLGLKPRTEEEDMKDLEALLNKKSFKEMQKSKTGEELLDLIHRPTAKETAVAAKFKSKGGSQVKEYCSALTKEDCRHQSGMYVACEKVHFRRIIASHTDVNLGDCSFLDTCRHMKTCKYVHYELDSTPDVSHMMMGQTTLPLNKPLKPQSAHYCSEVELGEPQWINCDIRSFRMDILGQFGVIMADPPWDIHMELPYGTMADDEMRTLNVPALQTDGLIFLWVTGRAMELGRECLELWGYKRVEEIIWVKTNQLQRIIRTGRTGHWLNHSKEHCLVGVKGNPEVNRNIDTDVIVAEVRETSRKPDEMYAMLERISPRTRKLELFARMHNVQAGWLSLGNQLQGVRLVDEGLRARFKAAYPDVEVQPSSPPRTAMAMEVVEGD; encoded by the exons ATGGAGACTCCATCTTCGGAAGCCACAGAAGATTCGATTTCATCTATAAAGGTAATGAGGCAGCGGCTTGAATCCCGCATCGACACCCTCCACGCCGCCCAGCTGCACATCATCACCTCCCTCCAAAATGTTGTTCCCGACATCGTTTCCTCTCTCGATATCTCTCTCAAATCCGTATCCACTTTCAGCAACAAGCCCTTCACTCCCCTCAGCCAAATCCTACCCGCCAACCCCAATTTTAGCAAACCCCACGTCCCCTTGGAGAATTCAAAACTCCCCGCCCCTGCCTCTCTTTGGAAGCCCTCGCCTAAAGAGAATGAGCGGGCTTTGATCGAGGAGAGCGGTGGTTCGCTTTCGGTTGTTAGGTCAATGGTGGCTGTGTGCTTGCTTGAGAGGGTTCCCTTTACTCCAATTGATTCCTCCACATTGTTGAGAAAGTTGGAGAATGATTCGTCGGCTAGTTTAGCTGAGAAGGTGGCTCTGAGGGAATTGGGTGGGGAGTCCGGGCCCATTCTGGCGGTGGAGATGGCCTTGAGGTCGATGGCCGAGGATAATGGTTGTGTGGACTTGGATGAGTTTGTGGTGAGTGGGAAGTCTGGAGTCATGgttatgaatatcgataggactAGGCTTTTGAAAGAGTTGCCCGAAACTAAGCAGATGAATGACGGGAATTCTAATGATGGGAATAGAGTCATGGAAGCCACGAAAAATGGGGAGATTATGAGTGGCCGAGGGGGTTTTGGTATGGGAAGGGGAGTTCCGGATATGTGGGTTGGGGGACCGATGATGATGGGACCGAGAGGTGGTGGCGCGAGAGGGATGGGGATGATTGGGGGGGTACCAAGAGGTGTGGGGATACCGCCCCCAATGCATAGGCAGCCCCCAGTGAATCCAAGTGTGCTTCAAAGTGGGGGATCAAATAACCTTGGGTTGAAACCGAGGACAGAGGAGGAGGATATGAAGGATCTTGAAGCTTTGTTGAATAAGAAAAGTTTTAAGGAAATGCAGAAGTCTAAGACGGGGGAGGAGCTTTTGGACCTTATTCACAGACCAACTGCCAAAGAAACTGCAGTGGCTGCTAAA TTCAAAAGCAAAGGCGGTTCTCAAGTAAAGGAGTACTGTTCAGCATTGACAAAAGAAGATTGCCGACACCAATCTGGTATGTACGTTGCTTGTGAGAAG GTTCATTTCCGACGAATAATTGCTTCACACACTGATGTAAATTTGGGAGACTGTTCATTCCTCGACACTTGTCGTCACATGAAG ACATGTAAGTATGTCCATTATGAGCTTGACTCAACTCCAGATGTATCACACATGATGATGGGACAAACTACCTTACCTCTGAACAAGCCATTGAAGCCTCAGAGTGCTCATTATTGCTCGGAAGTAGAGCTTGGAGAGCCGCAGTGGATTAACTGTGACATACGCTCCTTTAGAATGGATATTTTAGGTCAATTTGGAGTTATAATGGCTGATCCTCCATGGGATATTCACATGGAATTGCCCTATGGGACAATGGCTGATGACGAAATGCGCACTCTGAATGTTCCTGCTTTACAGACAGATGGTCTGATATTCCTTTGGGTAACAGGCCGTGCTATGGAGCTTGGACGTGAATG TTTGGAACTTTGGGGGTACAAGCGTGTAGAGGAGATCATCTGGGTAAAGACCAATCAACTTCAGCGAATCATCAGAACAGGTCGTACAGGCCACTGGCTGAACCACAGCAAGGAGCATTGCCTTGTTGGGGTGAAAGGGAATCCTGAAGTGAATAGGAATATTGATACTGATGTCATTGTTGCTGAAGTACGTGAAACAAGTCGCAAACCAGACGAG ATGTATGCTATGCTGGAAAGAATTAGTCCGAGAACTAGAAAGCTGGAGTTGTTTGCAAGGATGCACAATGTACAGGCTGG GTGGTTATCGCTGGGGAATCAGTTGCAAGGGGTCCGGTTAGTAGATGAAGGGTTGCGAGCAAGATTCAAGGCTGCTTACCCGGATGTGGAGGTGCAGCCATCATCGCCACCAAGAACGGCAATGGCCATGGAAGTCGTTGAAG GTGATTAA
- the LOC142544559 gene encoding putative methyltransferase At1g29790, translated as MVKLCFPTCRLGRIMGWLQVVLGGLVILVSLSTQGKLYSPGFFLHSYHICPHLYDVKHVVLQEIDFRVLAARVDEVLNKMESLQENLESAVHRMDNNKGSIPRLEYKKFLEDEVIRPVYRAYIALRQIRFPKIEGSENITIKEDPLINTFVVEEIRKYITPKGNRVDNINIYGSEKIYNTIGHACVLKKKELEEYMDYDVGSYCKDDWNLAQKLMVHGCDPLPRRRCFARASKLYLRPYSINESLWRIPEGRNVRWSNYQCRNFECLSGKNPKRGYSKCTGCFEMDKEKLKWITNTTLPTDFLIQDVLSTKPGEIRIGLDFGIGTGTFAARMREQNVTIVSTALNLGAPFSETIALRGLIPLYLTLNQRLPFFDNTMDLIHTAGFMDGWLNLQLLDFILFDWDRVLRPGGLLWIDKFFCKRKDLDDYMYMFLQFRYRKHRWAIAPKSKDEVFLSALLEKPPRSL; from the coding sequence ATGGTGAAGTTGTGTTTTCCTACGTGTAGATTAGGGAGAATTATGGGTTGGCTTCAAGTTGTGTTAGGAGGTCTTGTCATACTTGTGAGCTTATCAACACAAGGTAAGCTTTACTCTCCCGGATTTTTCTTACACAGCTACCATATATGTCCCCATCTCTATGATGTTAAGCATGTTGTGCTTCAAGAAATCGATTTCAGAGTTCTAGCAGCTCGAGTAGATGAAGTGCTTAACAAGATGGAAAGCCTTCAAGAGAATCTCGAATCAGCCGTGCATCGAATGGATAATAACAAAGGCAGCATTCCAAGATTGGAGTACAAGAAGTTCTTGGAGGATGAGGTGATTAGGCCAGTCTATAGAGCCTACATTGCTCTCAGGCAAATTCGTTTCCCGAAAATCGAAGGGAGTGAAAACATTACTATAAAAGAGGATCCCTTGATCAATACTTTCGTTGTAGAGGAGATTCGTAAGTACATAACACCTAAAGGGAACAGGGTGGACAATATTAACATATATGGATCTGAGAAGATATACAACACGATAGGGCATGCTTGCGTGCTGAAGAAGAAAGAATTGGAAGAGTATATGGACTATGATGTTGGATCGTATTGTAAGGATGATTGGAACTTGGCTCAAAAGCTTATGGTTCACGGGTGTGATCCATTGCCTCGAAGACGGTGCTTTGCACGAGCCTCTAAACTATACTTGAGACCTTATTCAATCAACGAGTCCCTTTGGAGGATACCTGAGGGGAGAAATGTGCGGTGGAGTAATTATCAGTGCAGAAACTTTGAGTGCTTATCTGGCAAGAATCCAAAACGAGGTTATTCAAAGTGCACCGGATGTTTCGAAATGGACAAGGAAAAACTCAAGTGGATTACAAACACCACCCTTCCTACAGATTTCTTGATCCAAGATGTTCTGTCAACCAAACCGGGTGAAATAAGAATCGGATTGGATTTTGGAATAGGGACGGGTACATTTGCAGCACGAATGAGAGAGCAAAACGTGACCATTGTTTCGACAGCCTTAAACTTAGGAGCCCCTTTTAGTGAAACCATCGCTTTAAGAGGGTTGATCCCTTTATATTTGACATTGAACCAACGCTTACCGTTCTTTGATAACACGATGGACTTGATTCACACCGCAGGCTTTATGGATGGATGGCTCAATTTACAGCTGTTAGATTTCATCTTGTTCGATTGGGATCGTGTTTTGAGGCCGGGCGGATTGCTATGGATCGATAAGTTCTTCTGTAAAAGGAAAGACTTGGATGACTACATGTACATGTTTTTGCAGTTTAGATATCGGAAACACAGATGGGCAATTGCTCCTAAATCAAAGGATGAAGTTTTTCTTTCAGCTTTGCTTGAGAAGCCTCCTAGATCACTTTAA